From a single Anabas testudineus chromosome 5, fAnaTes1.2, whole genome shotgun sequence genomic region:
- the ppfia4 gene encoding liprin-alpha-4 isoform X6: MNPTVKIHLQNGTHFNTYMYQEFATLTKELNICREQLLEKEEEISELKAERNNTRLLLEHLECLVSRHERSLRMTVVKRQAPPPSGVSSEVEVLKALKSLFEHHKALDEKVRERLRVALERVATLEGQLSATTQELNMVRQRKDGDSMERTDGSKPTWKRLPNGSIDAHDEGSRVSELQELLDRTNKELAQSREHSATLNGRVAELEAELANAHRELSRSEELSIKQQREQREREDLEERITTLEKRYLAAQRETTHIHDLNDKLENELATKDSLHRQSEEKVRQLQEMLEMAEQRLAQTMRKAETLPEVEAELAQRVAALSKAEERHGNVEERLRQLESQLEEKNQELGRARQREKMNEEHNKRLSDTVDRLLTESNERLQLHLKERMAALEDKNSLIQDLENCQKQLEEFHHTRERLIGEIEKLRNEIDHLKRRSGAFGDGTHPRSHLGSSSDLRFSVVEGQDGHYSTTVIRRAQKGRLSALRDDPNKVCAVFEQDYPSLRGSVSHLLGSDIEAESDLEDDVSSALLSPSGQSDAQTLALMLQEQLDAINEEIRMIQVERESTDLRSDEIESRVNSGSMDGLNVTLRPRALPTSATAQSLASSTSPPTSGHSTPKHHSRNTSHHLGIMTLPSDLRKHRRRVASPVEVDKATIKCETSPPSSPRSLRLETNFAQFTGSLEDGRGKQKKGIKSSIGRLFGKKEKGRMDQSVGRDGQTLPALSDFEMGIGDTMTLGKLGTQAERDRRMKKKHELLEDARKRGLPFAQWDGPTVVSWLELWVGMPAWYVAACRANVKSGAIMSALSDTEIQREIGISNPLHRLKLRLAIQEMVSLTSPSAPLTSRTSSGNVWVTHEEMENLASSTKAENEEGSWAQTLAYGDMNHEWIGNEWLPSLGLPQYRSYFMECLVDARMLDHLTKKDLRSHLKMVDSFHRASLQYGIMCLKRLNYDRKDLERRREDSQHDMKDVLVWTNEQVIHWVQSIGLREYSSNLLESGVHGALVSLDETFDYSSLALILQIPMQNTQARQVLEREFNNLLALGTDRRLEESGDDKSFRRSPSWRKRFRAREGGTGLGMMAGSMETLPAGFRMPSMSMPPSMNLMPKKHLQPEAPPPAPPRLDPSAVRTYSC; the protein is encoded by the exons GAGTTCGCCACTCTGACGAAGGAGCTGAACATATGCCGGgagcagctgctggagaaagaggaggaaatatCTGAGCTGAAAGCTGAAAGGAACAACACTAgg ctgctgttggAGCACCTGGAGTGTCTGGTGTCTCGTCACGAACGCAGTCTGAGGATGACAGTGGTGAAGAGACAGGCACCCCCACCATCTGGAGTCTCCAGCGAGGTGGAGGTCCTCAAAGCTCTGAAGTCGCTGTTTGAACACCACAAGGCTCTGGATGAAAAG gtacGTGAGAGGCTTCGGGTAGCTCTGGAGAGGGTGGCCACCCTGGAGGGACAGCTATCCGCCACCACACAAGAA CTGAACATGGTGAGACAAAGGAAGGATGGTGACTCAATGGAGCGAACAGACGGATCCAAACCTACATGGAAG AGACTACCCAATGGCTCCATAGATGCTCATGATGAAGGCAGCCGGGTGTCTGAGCTTCAGGAGCTGCTGGATCGGACCAATAAGGAGTTAGCGCAGAGCCGCGAGCACTCTGCCACTCTCAACGGCCGCGTGGCTGAGCTTGAAGCGGAGCTCGCAAACGCACACCGAGAACTGAGCCGCAGCGAggagctgtcaatcaaacaaCAGAGGGAACAGAGAGAG AGAGAGGATCTGGAGGAGAGGATAACAACGTTAGAGAAACGCTACCTGGCTGCCCAGCGGGAAACCACACACATCCACGACCTCAACGACAAACTGGAGAATGAACTGGCCACCAAGGACTCCCTGCACCGACAG AGCGAGGAGAAGGTGCGTCAGCTCCAGGAGATGCTGGAGATGGCAGAGCAGAGACTGGCTCAGACCATGAGGAAGGCTGAGACACTGCCAGAGGTGGAAGCTGAACTGGCACAGAGAGTGGCAGCACTCTCCAAG GCCGAGGAGCGTCATGGCAACGTGGAGGAGCGGCTCAGACAGCTGGAGTCACAACTGGAGGAGAAGAACCAAGAGCTAGGCcgg GCTCGTCAAAGGGAGAAAATGAATGAGGAGCATAACAAGCGTTTATCTGACACTGTGGACCGTCTGCTCACAGAGTCCAATGAAAGGCTGCAGCTCCATTTGAAAGAACGTATGGCTGCCTTGGAAGACAAG AACTCCCTTATTCAGGACCTTGAGAACTGCCAGAAACAGCTTGAAGAATTTCATCACACCAGG GAACGCCTGATTGGAGAGATTGAGAAGTTGAGAAATGAAATTGACCATTTGAAACGCCGCAGTGGGGCATTTGGAGATGGAACACACCCTCG GTCTCACCTGGGCAGCTCCAGTGACCTTCGCTTCTCTGTGGTGGAGGGCCAAGATGGCCACTACAGCACAACTGTGATCAGGCGGGCACAGAAAGGCAGACTGTCGGCGTTACGAGACGACCCAAACAAG gtgtgtgCGGTATTTGAACAGGACTACCCATCTCTACGTGGGAGTGTCAGCCACCTTCTGGGCAGCGACATAGAGGCAGAATCTGACCTGGAGGACGACGTTAGCTCTGCCCTGCTCTCCCCGAGTGGCCAATCGGATGCTCAGACTCTCGCTCTCATGCTGCAGGAGCAGCTCGACGCTATCAATGAAGAGATTAG GATGATCCAGGTGGAGAGAGAGTCAACAGACCTGCGCTCTGACGAGATAGAGTCTCGTGTGAACAGCGGCAGCATGGACGGACTCAATGTGACACTTCGACCCCGGGCACTGCCCACCTCTGCTACTGCACAGTCACTGGCATCATCCACGTCTCCGCCCACCAGCGGCCACTCCACACCCAAACACCATTCACGCAACACCAGCCATCATCTAGGCATTATGACTCTG CCAAGCGACCTGAGGAAACATCGCAGGAGAGTAGCA TCCCCAGTGGAAGTGGACAAAGCTACTATCAAGTGTGAGACGTCGCCCCCCTCCTCACCCCGCAGTTTACGACTAGAAACCAATTTCGCCCAATTCACAGGCAGTCTAGAGGATGGTCGAGG CAAGCAGAAGAAAGGTATCAAATCATCTATCGGTCGATTGTTTGGGAAGAAGGAGAAGGGTCGAATGGACCAGTCGGTGGGCCGGGATGGACAGACTCTACCAGCCCTATCAG aCTTTGAGATGGGCATTGGAGACACTATGACTCTGGGAAAACTTGGCACTCAGGCTGAGAGGGACCGCAGGatgaagaaaaa ACATGAGCTTCTAGAAGATGCTAGGAAAAGGGGTTTGCCATTTGCCCAGTGGGATGGCCCTACTGTCGTCTCCTGGCTCGAG CTGTGGGTGGGTATGCCGGCTTGGTATGTGGCAGCCTGTCGTGCCAATGTGAAGAGTGGAGCCATCATGTCAGCTCTGTCAGACACTGAGATCCAGAGGGAGATTGGCATCAGCAACCCTTTGCACCGACTCAAACTGCGGCTGGCCATCCAGGAGATGGTCTCCCTCACCAGCCCTTCTGCTCCACTCACCTCCAGAACG TCCTCCGGAAATGTGTGGGTGACTCATGAAGAGATGGAGAACCTGGCTTCCTCCACTAAAGCG GAGAATGAGGAAGGCAGCTGGGCACAG ACTCTTGCTTACGGAGACATGAATCATGAGTGGATAGGGAATGAATGGCTGCCCAGCCTTGGTCTTCCTCAGTACCGCTCCTACTTCATGGAGTGTCTGGTGGACGCGCGCATGCTTGACCACCTCACCAAAAAGGACCTGAGGAGCCACCTCAAGATGGTGGACAGCTTCCATAG ggCTAGTCTGCAGTATGGGATTATGTGCTTGAAGAGACTCAATTATGACAGGAAAGACCTGGAGCGGCGGAGAGAGGACAGCCAACATGACATGAAAG ATGTGCTGGTGTGGACCAATGAGCAGGTGATCCACTGGGTCCAGTCCATTGGTCTGAGGGAGTATAGCAGCAACCTGTTGGAGAGCGGCGTTCATGGAGCCCTTGTGTCTCTTGATGAGACCTTTGACTACAGTAGTCTAGCACTTATCCTGCAAATCCCTATGCAGAACACACAG GCACGGCAGGTTCTGGAGAGGGAGTTCAACAACCTCTTAGCCTTGGGGACAGATCGACGGCTAGAGGAG AGTGGGGATGACAAGTCATTTCGACGCTCTCCATCATGGCGCAAGAGGTTTCGAGCACGCGAGGGAGGGACAGGGTTGGGGATGATGGCGGGCTCCATGGAAACGCTTCCTGCAGGCTTCCGGATGCCCTCCATGTCCATGCCGCCCTCTATGAACTTGATGCCCAAGAAACATCTCCAGCCTGAAG CTCCTCCCCCGGCGCCCCCGAGACTTGACCCCTCGGCTGTGCGGACCTACTCATGCTAA
- the ppfia4 gene encoding liprin-alpha-4 isoform X2, translated as MMCEVMPTISEGDSAGPPRGAGGVPNGSDQEANFEQLMVNMLDERDKLLESLRETQETLIQSQTKLQGALHERDALQRQINAALPQEFATLTKELNICREQLLEKEEEISELKAERNNTRLLLEHLECLVSRHERSLRMTVVKRQAPPPSGVSSEVEVLKALKSLFEHHKALDEKVRERLRVALERVATLEGQLSATTQELNMVRQRKDGDSMERTDGSKPTWKRLPNGSIDAHDEGSRVSELQELLDRTNKELAQSREHSATLNGRVAELEAELANAHRELSRSEELSIKQQREQREREDLEERITTLEKRYLAAQRETTHIHDLNDKLENELATKDSLHRQSEEKVRQLQEMLEMAEQRLAQTMRKAETLPEVEAELAQRVAALSKAEERHGNVEERLRQLESQLEEKNQELGRARQREKMNEEHNKRLSDTVDRLLTESNERLQLHLKERMAALEDKNSLIQDLENCQKQLEEFHHTRERLIGEIEKLRNEIDHLKRRSGAFGDGTHPRSHLGSSSDLRFSVVEGQDGHYSTTVIRRAQKGRLSALRDDPNKVCAVFEQDYPSLRGSVSHLLGSDIEAESDLEDDVSSALLSPSGQSDAQTLALMLQEQLDAINEEIRMIQVERESTDLRSDEIESRVNSGSMDGLNVTLRPRALPTSATAQSLASSTSPPTSGHSTPKHHSRNTSHHLGIMTLPSDLRKHRRRVASPVEVDKATIKCETSPPSSPRSLRLETNFAQFTGSLEDGRGKQKKGIKSSIGRLFGKKEKGRMDQSVGRDGQTLPALSDFEMGIGDTMTLGKLGTQAERDRRMKKKHELLEDARKRGLPFAQWDGPTVVSWLELWVGMPAWYVAACRANVKSGAIMSALSDTEIQREIGISNPLHRLKLRLAIQEMVSLTSPSAPLTSRTSSGNVWVTHEEMENLASSTKAENEEGSWAQTLAYGDMNHEWIGNEWLPSLGLPQYRSYFMECLVDARMLDHLTKKDLRSHLKMVDSFHRASLQYGIMCLKRLNYDRKDLERRREDSQHDMKDVLVWTNEQVIHWVQSIGLREYSSNLLESGVHGALVSLDETFDYSSLALILQIPMQNTQARQVLEREFNNLLALGTDRRLEESGDDKSFRRSPSWRKRFRAREGGTGLGMMAGSMETLPAGFRMPSMSMPPSMNLMPKKHLQPEVHSHYLYGHMLAAF; from the exons GAGTTCGCCACTCTGACGAAGGAGCTGAACATATGCCGGgagcagctgctggagaaagaggaggaaatatCTGAGCTGAAAGCTGAAAGGAACAACACTAgg ctgctgttggAGCACCTGGAGTGTCTGGTGTCTCGTCACGAACGCAGTCTGAGGATGACAGTGGTGAAGAGACAGGCACCCCCACCATCTGGAGTCTCCAGCGAGGTGGAGGTCCTCAAAGCTCTGAAGTCGCTGTTTGAACACCACAAGGCTCTGGATGAAAAG gtacGTGAGAGGCTTCGGGTAGCTCTGGAGAGGGTGGCCACCCTGGAGGGACAGCTATCCGCCACCACACAAGAA CTGAACATGGTGAGACAAAGGAAGGATGGTGACTCAATGGAGCGAACAGACGGATCCAAACCTACATGGAAG AGACTACCCAATGGCTCCATAGATGCTCATGATGAAGGCAGCCGGGTGTCTGAGCTTCAGGAGCTGCTGGATCGGACCAATAAGGAGTTAGCGCAGAGCCGCGAGCACTCTGCCACTCTCAACGGCCGCGTGGCTGAGCTTGAAGCGGAGCTCGCAAACGCACACCGAGAACTGAGCCGCAGCGAggagctgtcaatcaaacaaCAGAGGGAACAGAGAGAG AGAGAGGATCTGGAGGAGAGGATAACAACGTTAGAGAAACGCTACCTGGCTGCCCAGCGGGAAACCACACACATCCACGACCTCAACGACAAACTGGAGAATGAACTGGCCACCAAGGACTCCCTGCACCGACAG AGCGAGGAGAAGGTGCGTCAGCTCCAGGAGATGCTGGAGATGGCAGAGCAGAGACTGGCTCAGACCATGAGGAAGGCTGAGACACTGCCAGAGGTGGAAGCTGAACTGGCACAGAGAGTGGCAGCACTCTCCAAG GCCGAGGAGCGTCATGGCAACGTGGAGGAGCGGCTCAGACAGCTGGAGTCACAACTGGAGGAGAAGAACCAAGAGCTAGGCcgg GCTCGTCAAAGGGAGAAAATGAATGAGGAGCATAACAAGCGTTTATCTGACACTGTGGACCGTCTGCTCACAGAGTCCAATGAAAGGCTGCAGCTCCATTTGAAAGAACGTATGGCTGCCTTGGAAGACAAG AACTCCCTTATTCAGGACCTTGAGAACTGCCAGAAACAGCTTGAAGAATTTCATCACACCAGG GAACGCCTGATTGGAGAGATTGAGAAGTTGAGAAATGAAATTGACCATTTGAAACGCCGCAGTGGGGCATTTGGAGATGGAACACACCCTCG GTCTCACCTGGGCAGCTCCAGTGACCTTCGCTTCTCTGTGGTGGAGGGCCAAGATGGCCACTACAGCACAACTGTGATCAGGCGGGCACAGAAAGGCAGACTGTCGGCGTTACGAGACGACCCAAACAAG gtgtgtgCGGTATTTGAACAGGACTACCCATCTCTACGTGGGAGTGTCAGCCACCTTCTGGGCAGCGACATAGAGGCAGAATCTGACCTGGAGGACGACGTTAGCTCTGCCCTGCTCTCCCCGAGTGGCCAATCGGATGCTCAGACTCTCGCTCTCATGCTGCAGGAGCAGCTCGACGCTATCAATGAAGAGATTAG GATGATCCAGGTGGAGAGAGAGTCAACAGACCTGCGCTCTGACGAGATAGAGTCTCGTGTGAACAGCGGCAGCATGGACGGACTCAATGTGACACTTCGACCCCGGGCACTGCCCACCTCTGCTACTGCACAGTCACTGGCATCATCCACGTCTCCGCCCACCAGCGGCCACTCCACACCCAAACACCATTCACGCAACACCAGCCATCATCTAGGCATTATGACTCTG CCAAGCGACCTGAGGAAACATCGCAGGAGAGTAGCA TCCCCAGTGGAAGTGGACAAAGCTACTATCAAGTGTGAGACGTCGCCCCCCTCCTCACCCCGCAGTTTACGACTAGAAACCAATTTCGCCCAATTCACAGGCAGTCTAGAGGATGGTCGAGG CAAGCAGAAGAAAGGTATCAAATCATCTATCGGTCGATTGTTTGGGAAGAAGGAGAAGGGTCGAATGGACCAGTCGGTGGGCCGGGATGGACAGACTCTACCAGCCCTATCAG aCTTTGAGATGGGCATTGGAGACACTATGACTCTGGGAAAACTTGGCACTCAGGCTGAGAGGGACCGCAGGatgaagaaaaa ACATGAGCTTCTAGAAGATGCTAGGAAAAGGGGTTTGCCATTTGCCCAGTGGGATGGCCCTACTGTCGTCTCCTGGCTCGAG CTGTGGGTGGGTATGCCGGCTTGGTATGTGGCAGCCTGTCGTGCCAATGTGAAGAGTGGAGCCATCATGTCAGCTCTGTCAGACACTGAGATCCAGAGGGAGATTGGCATCAGCAACCCTTTGCACCGACTCAAACTGCGGCTGGCCATCCAGGAGATGGTCTCCCTCACCAGCCCTTCTGCTCCACTCACCTCCAGAACG TCCTCCGGAAATGTGTGGGTGACTCATGAAGAGATGGAGAACCTGGCTTCCTCCACTAAAGCG GAGAATGAGGAAGGCAGCTGGGCACAG ACTCTTGCTTACGGAGACATGAATCATGAGTGGATAGGGAATGAATGGCTGCCCAGCCTTGGTCTTCCTCAGTACCGCTCCTACTTCATGGAGTGTCTGGTGGACGCGCGCATGCTTGACCACCTCACCAAAAAGGACCTGAGGAGCCACCTCAAGATGGTGGACAGCTTCCATAG ggCTAGTCTGCAGTATGGGATTATGTGCTTGAAGAGACTCAATTATGACAGGAAAGACCTGGAGCGGCGGAGAGAGGACAGCCAACATGACATGAAAG ATGTGCTGGTGTGGACCAATGAGCAGGTGATCCACTGGGTCCAGTCCATTGGTCTGAGGGAGTATAGCAGCAACCTGTTGGAGAGCGGCGTTCATGGAGCCCTTGTGTCTCTTGATGAGACCTTTGACTACAGTAGTCTAGCACTTATCCTGCAAATCCCTATGCAGAACACACAG GCACGGCAGGTTCTGGAGAGGGAGTTCAACAACCTCTTAGCCTTGGGGACAGATCGACGGCTAGAGGAG AGTGGGGATGACAAGTCATTTCGACGCTCTCCATCATGGCGCAAGAGGTTTCGAGCACGCGAGGGAGGGACAGGGTTGGGGATGATGGCGGGCTCCATGGAAACGCTTCCTGCAGGCTTCCGGATGCCCTCCATGTCCATGCCGCCCTCTATGAACTTGATGCCCAAGAAACATCTCCAGCCTGAAG TGCATTCTCATTACTTATACGGACACATGCTTGCGGCCTTTTGA
- the ppfia4 gene encoding liprin-alpha-4 isoform X4: MMCEVMPTISEGDSAGPPRGAGGVPNGSDQEANFEQLMVNMLDERDKLLESLRETQETLIQSQTKLQGALHERDALQRQINAALPQEFATLTKELNICREQLLEKEEEISELKAERNNTRLLLEHLECLVSRHERSLRMTVVKRQAPPPSGVSSEVEVLKALKSLFEHHKALDEKVRERLRVALERVATLEGQLSATTQELNMVRQRKDGDSMERTDGSKPTWKRLPNGSIDAHDEGSRVSELQELLDRTNKELAQSREHSATLNGRVAELEAELANAHRELSRSEELSIKQQREQREREDLEERITTLEKRYLAAQRETTHIHDLNDKLENELATKDSLHRQSEEKVRQLQEMLEMAEQRLAQTMRKAETLPEVEAELAQRVAALSKAEERHGNVEERLRQLESQLEEKNQELGRARQREKMNEEHNKRLSDTVDRLLTESNERLQLHLKERMAALEDKNSLIQDLENCQKQLEEFHHTRERLIGEIEKLRNEIDHLKRRSGAFGDGTHPRSHLGSSSDLRFSVVEGQDGHYSTTVIRRAQKGRLSALRDDPNKVCAVFEQDYPSLRGSVSHLLGSDIEAESDLEDDVSSALLSPSGQSDAQTLALMLQEQLDAINEEIRMIQVERESTDLRSDEIESRVNSGSMDGLNVTLRPRALPTSATAQSLASSTSPPTSGHSTPKHHSRNTSHHLGIMTLPSDLRKHRRRVASPVEVDKATIKCETSPPSSPRSLRLETNFAQFTGSLEDGRGKQKKGIKSSIGRLFGKKEKGRMDQSVGRDGQTLPALSDFEMGIGDTMTLGKLGTQAERDRRMKKKHELLEDARKRGLPFAQWDGPTVVSWLELWVGMPAWYVAACRANVKSGAIMSALSDTEIQREIGISNPLHRLKLRLAIQEMVSLTSPSAPLTSRTENEEGSWAQTLAYGDMNHEWIGNEWLPSLGLPQYRSYFMECLVDARMLDHLTKKDLRSHLKMVDSFHRASLQYGIMCLKRLNYDRKDLERRREDSQHDMKDVLVWTNEQVIHWVQSIGLREYSSNLLESGVHGALVSLDETFDYSSLALILQIPMQNTQARQVLEREFNNLLALGTDRRLEESGDDKSFRRSPSWRKRFRAREGGTGLGMMAGSMETLPAGFRMPSMSMPPSMNLMPKKHLQPEAPPPAPPRLDPSAVRTYSC, from the exons GAGTTCGCCACTCTGACGAAGGAGCTGAACATATGCCGGgagcagctgctggagaaagaggaggaaatatCTGAGCTGAAAGCTGAAAGGAACAACACTAgg ctgctgttggAGCACCTGGAGTGTCTGGTGTCTCGTCACGAACGCAGTCTGAGGATGACAGTGGTGAAGAGACAGGCACCCCCACCATCTGGAGTCTCCAGCGAGGTGGAGGTCCTCAAAGCTCTGAAGTCGCTGTTTGAACACCACAAGGCTCTGGATGAAAAG gtacGTGAGAGGCTTCGGGTAGCTCTGGAGAGGGTGGCCACCCTGGAGGGACAGCTATCCGCCACCACACAAGAA CTGAACATGGTGAGACAAAGGAAGGATGGTGACTCAATGGAGCGAACAGACGGATCCAAACCTACATGGAAG AGACTACCCAATGGCTCCATAGATGCTCATGATGAAGGCAGCCGGGTGTCTGAGCTTCAGGAGCTGCTGGATCGGACCAATAAGGAGTTAGCGCAGAGCCGCGAGCACTCTGCCACTCTCAACGGCCGCGTGGCTGAGCTTGAAGCGGAGCTCGCAAACGCACACCGAGAACTGAGCCGCAGCGAggagctgtcaatcaaacaaCAGAGGGAACAGAGAGAG AGAGAGGATCTGGAGGAGAGGATAACAACGTTAGAGAAACGCTACCTGGCTGCCCAGCGGGAAACCACACACATCCACGACCTCAACGACAAACTGGAGAATGAACTGGCCACCAAGGACTCCCTGCACCGACAG AGCGAGGAGAAGGTGCGTCAGCTCCAGGAGATGCTGGAGATGGCAGAGCAGAGACTGGCTCAGACCATGAGGAAGGCTGAGACACTGCCAGAGGTGGAAGCTGAACTGGCACAGAGAGTGGCAGCACTCTCCAAG GCCGAGGAGCGTCATGGCAACGTGGAGGAGCGGCTCAGACAGCTGGAGTCACAACTGGAGGAGAAGAACCAAGAGCTAGGCcgg GCTCGTCAAAGGGAGAAAATGAATGAGGAGCATAACAAGCGTTTATCTGACACTGTGGACCGTCTGCTCACAGAGTCCAATGAAAGGCTGCAGCTCCATTTGAAAGAACGTATGGCTGCCTTGGAAGACAAG AACTCCCTTATTCAGGACCTTGAGAACTGCCAGAAACAGCTTGAAGAATTTCATCACACCAGG GAACGCCTGATTGGAGAGATTGAGAAGTTGAGAAATGAAATTGACCATTTGAAACGCCGCAGTGGGGCATTTGGAGATGGAACACACCCTCG GTCTCACCTGGGCAGCTCCAGTGACCTTCGCTTCTCTGTGGTGGAGGGCCAAGATGGCCACTACAGCACAACTGTGATCAGGCGGGCACAGAAAGGCAGACTGTCGGCGTTACGAGACGACCCAAACAAG gtgtgtgCGGTATTTGAACAGGACTACCCATCTCTACGTGGGAGTGTCAGCCACCTTCTGGGCAGCGACATAGAGGCAGAATCTGACCTGGAGGACGACGTTAGCTCTGCCCTGCTCTCCCCGAGTGGCCAATCGGATGCTCAGACTCTCGCTCTCATGCTGCAGGAGCAGCTCGACGCTATCAATGAAGAGATTAG GATGATCCAGGTGGAGAGAGAGTCAACAGACCTGCGCTCTGACGAGATAGAGTCTCGTGTGAACAGCGGCAGCATGGACGGACTCAATGTGACACTTCGACCCCGGGCACTGCCCACCTCTGCTACTGCACAGTCACTGGCATCATCCACGTCTCCGCCCACCAGCGGCCACTCCACACCCAAACACCATTCACGCAACACCAGCCATCATCTAGGCATTATGACTCTG CCAAGCGACCTGAGGAAACATCGCAGGAGAGTAGCA TCCCCAGTGGAAGTGGACAAAGCTACTATCAAGTGTGAGACGTCGCCCCCCTCCTCACCCCGCAGTTTACGACTAGAAACCAATTTCGCCCAATTCACAGGCAGTCTAGAGGATGGTCGAGG CAAGCAGAAGAAAGGTATCAAATCATCTATCGGTCGATTGTTTGGGAAGAAGGAGAAGGGTCGAATGGACCAGTCGGTGGGCCGGGATGGACAGACTCTACCAGCCCTATCAG aCTTTGAGATGGGCATTGGAGACACTATGACTCTGGGAAAACTTGGCACTCAGGCTGAGAGGGACCGCAGGatgaagaaaaa ACATGAGCTTCTAGAAGATGCTAGGAAAAGGGGTTTGCCATTTGCCCAGTGGGATGGCCCTACTGTCGTCTCCTGGCTCGAG CTGTGGGTGGGTATGCCGGCTTGGTATGTGGCAGCCTGTCGTGCCAATGTGAAGAGTGGAGCCATCATGTCAGCTCTGTCAGACACTGAGATCCAGAGGGAGATTGGCATCAGCAACCCTTTGCACCGACTCAAACTGCGGCTGGCCATCCAGGAGATGGTCTCCCTCACCAGCCCTTCTGCTCCACTCACCTCCAGAACG GAGAATGAGGAAGGCAGCTGGGCACAG ACTCTTGCTTACGGAGACATGAATCATGAGTGGATAGGGAATGAATGGCTGCCCAGCCTTGGTCTTCCTCAGTACCGCTCCTACTTCATGGAGTGTCTGGTGGACGCGCGCATGCTTGACCACCTCACCAAAAAGGACCTGAGGAGCCACCTCAAGATGGTGGACAGCTTCCATAG ggCTAGTCTGCAGTATGGGATTATGTGCTTGAAGAGACTCAATTATGACAGGAAAGACCTGGAGCGGCGGAGAGAGGACAGCCAACATGACATGAAAG ATGTGCTGGTGTGGACCAATGAGCAGGTGATCCACTGGGTCCAGTCCATTGGTCTGAGGGAGTATAGCAGCAACCTGTTGGAGAGCGGCGTTCATGGAGCCCTTGTGTCTCTTGATGAGACCTTTGACTACAGTAGTCTAGCACTTATCCTGCAAATCCCTATGCAGAACACACAG GCACGGCAGGTTCTGGAGAGGGAGTTCAACAACCTCTTAGCCTTGGGGACAGATCGACGGCTAGAGGAG AGTGGGGATGACAAGTCATTTCGACGCTCTCCATCATGGCGCAAGAGGTTTCGAGCACGCGAGGGAGGGACAGGGTTGGGGATGATGGCGGGCTCCATGGAAACGCTTCCTGCAGGCTTCCGGATGCCCTCCATGTCCATGCCGCCCTCTATGAACTTGATGCCCAAGAAACATCTCCAGCCTGAAG CTCCTCCCCCGGCGCCCCCGAGACTTGACCCCTCGGCTGTGCGGACCTACTCATGCTAA